The Clostridiales bacterium genome window below encodes:
- a CDS encoding SGNH/GDSL hydrolase family protein has protein sequence MKNKIFCVGDSITKGKVWNLNERRPFITKNSYPVILKDLLDMDVENDGICNVTSEDMLLHIGKDIVLENGGIAIIEIGGNDCNPNWREVKKDPDGRHEGTVPIDRFKTNLAGIIDAVKKYGAIPILSTLPPLDGDRYYNLLKRFFGDTIKKWIDKNGGIYKWQERYSDLVKATSEKLGVYLIDIRKAFLDTTDYRNYMSLDGIHPNEQGYQLIANTCFHGLCNILA, from the coding sequence GTGAAAAATAAAATTTTTTGCGTAGGTGACAGCATTACAAAAGGTAAAGTATGGAACTTGAATGAGAGAAGACCATTCATAACGAAAAATTCATATCCGGTTATACTGAAGGATTTGCTTGATATGGATGTTGAAAACGATGGAATTTGCAATGTTACAAGCGAGGATATGCTTTTGCACATTGGAAAGGATATTGTACTTGAAAATGGAGGCATAGCAATAATCGAAATAGGAGGCAATGACTGCAATCCCAACTGGAGAGAAGTAAAAAAAGATCCAGATGGCAGGCATGAAGGCACTGTGCCTATTGACAGGTTCAAAACAAACCTTGCTGGGATAATCGATGCGGTCAAGAAATATGGAGCGATACCAATTTTAAGTACTCTCCCGCCGCTTGATGGAGATAGGTATTATAACCTTCTCAAAAGATTTTTCGGAGATACTATAAAGAAGTGGATAGATAAAAACGGCGGGATATATAAATGGCAGGAAAGGTACAGCGATCTTGTAAAAGCTACATCCGAAAAGCTCGGAGTATATCTTATAGATATCAGAAAGGCATTTTTAGACACGACCGATTATAGAAATTATATGAGCCTTGACGGAATACATCCAAATGAACAGGGATATCAATTAATTGCAAATACATGTTTTCACGGGCTGTGCAATATTTTAGCTTGA
- a CDS encoding PadR family transcriptional regulator has product MAEKTKVLVDWDAEQKKIETEYKRKLAELKKMKRENEMVDRILTRGILPTLVLSIIYKEPSNGNEISTKISDITESAWQPSTGGIYPILKRLEKDGFVTGKWDDPDKRIKRIYTITKRGSEELKHQKLNLIDNLNQTVKVFSSIIKSME; this is encoded by the coding sequence ATGGCCGAAAAGACAAAAGTTTTAGTCGACTGGGATGCCGAACAGAAAAAGATAGAGACTGAGTACAAGAGAAAACTTGCGGAACTTAAGAAAATGAAACGGGAGAATGAGATGGTGGACAGGATACTTACAAGGGGCATACTTCCCACGCTCGTTTTAAGTATTATATATAAGGAACCGTCAAATGGCAATGAAATTTCAACAAAAATTTCAGATATTACCGAAAGTGCTTGGCAGCCCAGCACAGGAGGAATTTATCCCATATTGAAGAGACTCGAAAAAGATGGCTTCGTGACTGGAAAATGGGATGATCCGGACAAGAGGATTAAAAGGATTTATACGATTACCAAAAGAGGAAGCGAGGAATTAAAGCACCAGAAGTTGAACTTGATAGATAATCTTAATCAGACTGTAAAAGTATTCAGCAGCATAATAAAAAGCATGGAATAG